The following proteins come from a genomic window of Pseudomonas putida:
- a CDS encoding GlxA family transcriptional regulator produces MGTLKSSPLAPEYPVNDAPLLRVVGFLITPNFTTIGFASAVETLRMANLAARKTMFQTLIIAADMEPVSASNGMRILPDFSIKDAPKLDMLFVVGPNPIVSDQNTRPILNWLRKLAHDQVPLGGICTGSHLLARANLLTGYRCTIHWEDIEALKERFPGIIISNQLFELDRDRFTSSGGVASMDMLLQLIAREPGGRDIASHAAELLLCDRVRGSQERQRVPLRQKLGTSQPKLSQIVTIMEANLEDPMTLEELAELNEISVRQMERLFHKHLQNTPSQYYLELRLTRARQLLLHSESQVRDIALACGFISPAHFSKCYSRFFGVSPIGERKKVASSHH; encoded by the coding sequence ATGGGTACGTTAAAATCCTCGCCGTTGGCACCGGAATACCCTGTCAATGATGCCCCGCTGCTGAGGGTCGTCGGTTTCCTGATCACTCCCAATTTCACCACCATTGGCTTCGCCTCGGCGGTGGAAACCTTGCGCATGGCCAACCTGGCAGCACGCAAAACCATGTTCCAGACCCTGATCATTGCAGCCGACATGGAGCCAGTGAGTGCCAGCAACGGCATGCGCATCCTGCCCGACTTCAGTATCAAAGATGCCCCAAAGCTGGACATGCTGTTCGTGGTCGGGCCAAACCCGATCGTCTCCGATCAGAATACCCGCCCCATCCTCAACTGGCTTCGCAAGCTGGCACATGACCAGGTGCCGTTGGGCGGTATTTGCACGGGCAGCCATTTGCTAGCGCGCGCCAATCTGCTCACGGGTTATCGGTGCACCATCCACTGGGAAGATATCGAGGCGCTAAAGGAGCGATTTCCCGGCATTATCATTTCCAACCAACTGTTCGAGCTTGACCGTGACCGCTTCACGAGCTCCGGCGGCGTGGCCTCCATGGACATGCTCCTACAACTAATTGCCCGAGAACCTGGCGGACGAGACATTGCCAGTCATGCGGCTGAACTGTTGTTGTGTGATCGAGTACGTGGTTCGCAAGAGCGCCAGCGTGTGCCTTTGCGGCAAAAACTCGGCACTTCCCAGCCCAAACTCAGTCAGATTGTTACTATCATGGAAGCCAACCTTGAAGACCCTATGACCTTGGAAGAGCTTGCCGAACTGAATGAGATCTCCGTTCGGCAAATGGAGCGTTTGTTCCACAAGCACCTTCAAAACACACCGAGTCAGTATTACTTGGAGCTTCGCCTGACACGGGCCAGGCAACTACTGCTGCACAGTGAATCTCAAGTGCGTGATATTGCCCTCGCCTGTG